The Oryza brachyantha chromosome 6, ObraRS2, whole genome shotgun sequence region AGTACGGCGATGGCATGCGCATGGTCGCAACTCTGATAGGTAGGCCCACCTGTTTATTGCTGTTTTTCCTTTGTATTGGAGTAGGTAGTGGTTGAGACTTAGGAGTGTTTCCACCGACTATGCGGTCCCACAAGTCAGTGATAAGATGGTGGTGGCAGAATCACTGCCACCATTAGTGtcttttataggagtataaatGTGGAGAGAGGGAAGACAGCTGAAGGGGAGGGATGTAAGAGAAGGATATTGGTCCATGGAGAGAGGGAAGACAGCTGAAGGGGAGGGATGTAAGAGAATGATTATACCATGGACTAGAATGCCAAGCTTTTGGAATAGACAAGATTAATTCATTATTAATCCGAATGCTTGATGCGACTCCTCTTGTACAGAGGTTTAGCACCTAATAATTTGTCTTTTACAAGGGATAAATTTGACATAAACAACCAGGCCAGactaaataacatatatgtATGAAAATGAACCAAGAAAAAATCCTGCAACCAACAATGATATGCAGTGCAAGTTGAATTggtcaaacaaagaaaaatgctGGAGTTGCAAGAAACCTACACATGAatgttactacctccgtttcataatgtaagatgtttgacttttttggttgcaacgtttgaccattcgtcttattcaaaattttattacaaatataaaaaatgacaagtcgtgcttaaaatttttttgataataaagaaagtcacaagcaaaataaatgatatttccataattttttgaataagacaaatggtcaaacattacaagcaaaaaaatcaGACATCTTACATTAGGCAACGGAGGGAATATTGTGCAACTGTAGCATACTCGTTAAAAAAGGACCATTGTCATTTGTCAGTAAACTACTAACCTCATCACAGTTTCCAGCAGGCATTTCCTTCGATTCAAAATAGCTGTCGATCCCAGCATCATCAAAGAGTTGCTCTGTTTGAATATGAGACGTGCCAAATAGTTCCTCATAATTTTCGAAACTCAGATCAACATCATCTACACAGAAATCTCCATATATACTATCTTTGCTGAACATATCTTTTTCTGCTGTATAGGGTACCTGCATAAGGAGACCATAAACACAGATTAGTGACATTAATATTTGAAGCATGGAGTATGTTTTTTTCACACGTATGCAGATTAAGAGGGAAAGCATGTGCTGCCTGGGGCCTTGTGCGCCTCTAACAAAATGCAAGCAATACTACACTTGTATTAGTTTGTATGTGGTGTGACTCTACAAAGAAACATGGTGCAGTGGAAGACTGAAGTAAAAAGGGctgcaaatttgcaaatcaTGGAATATGGCAAAGTAATCATCCACTAGCTTGATGCTTATGCTTCATTAacagtaaaattattttttcccttgtgCAGAAATTCAAGTGAACTCACATGTAATATGCATTCGAACAGAGTATACACACAAAAAATCGTGGCATATGTTAGTGTAAGCAAATGAAAATGGCCAACTGTAGGGAGAAAAGCAGTCAATTATCTTACATCCATGGGATAAGGATAGTAGTATATGCAGCAGAAGAGGTGAATTAGTAAGTCTACATATGGAGGAATATGAAAGCCTTATAGCACCTTAGCTGTTGTCGAATCCACAGATCCAGCCGTCTGATCAGTAGCATGTGGAAGAAGGTTCACACCAGCTTCAGATGAGGAGCCTATCATAGACTTCAGCTTGTCAGCAGTGTCAAGATCACTCATACGGGTTGCACTAGCAATATCTAACAAACTGCTGTCCCCTGCAGCATTGTCTTGATTACTGATGCCACTGTCAGTGATGCTCATCATGCTTATTCCTTGCTCACAATTCGGCTCAGAAGCTACATTAGGAATATCTGAAACAAATGACCAGATCTTTGAAAGTTCTGAAGATGATGGGCACCCTGAGTAGCAGTTTATAGTCTGCCTCTTATGACCAGCAGCTGAAGACCCAGCACTATGCCCATTCCAATCACAATTTTGGCAAAGCGAGGCATTCTCTACAAGGCAGCGGACCATGGCAGGCTGTGAAGCGCATCTATCACACAGAAGTGTCCTTGTATGGCGCCGAGAAAGAGCATTAGCTGAATGAACATTACGGTCGCATGATAAGCACAAGGATGCTGCATCTGATCGACAATAAACCATGGACCTCTGCTCCCCGCAGAAATCGCAAAGAGCACCCATGATGTTAGCTATTTGCAACCTTCAAGCCAGTTTTAGGGAGTGTTGTGTACCACTCTTTTTCACAATATTTTCTAGATCAATCAGATTTAAGGAAACCTGTACGGTATGAAAAACAATTATCAGAAAAATATTAGTGCCAGTACATCAAAAATTATTCCAACACTACAGGATACACAAGATACTGTTAAAGAAACCATAGAGTATTCGTAAACTAATATTCATACATTTATGGGTGTCCACCAACATGCAGACacagatttttatttttttgctgttCAGTTTCTATGACCTAGGTAGCCattcttttcagttttcatTCAAACCAAGAGAAATGTTCAAAACAGGTAGCAACAAGTGTGCTCCACTCAACGTCGTCTTGCATCAGTATCAATATTATAATCTAAAGGATAATGTAAATTTATTTCCTAATTAGGAATATTACCGCCATCTACTTTAAGAAAATCTTAGGTCTCAACGGACTCATCAATCTGTGGACTCTGCCGCCATTTGCCaacccaaaaataaaaaatcaaaatcccaCTACAAAAGTATCGACAACTAGTCTTTGGAATCTCCTGCTCTTGGCGTATATTATAATTCCAGCACCTCACTCATTGCTTCCAAGCATATATTCCCAAAGGTAATACGTTTCCAAGAAAAAGAATTGGTGTAGATggcgcaaaaaaaaaaatagaatccaCATCACAAGAACCAAAACAGCTCCATTTTGAGTCAACGATAACATTTGTTTCATTGGGAAATATATTTGGTCAAAGTTTCTCCGAGCAATCAAGGACAAACCGCATTAGttgaacacaaaaaaaaacagaaaattatatatcaaatagatgaggttgaaaaataatataagcaaAGAAAGACAGATCTATCATAGcctttttcataaaaccaAAAGAAGGGTTGCTATGTAGGATAAAATCATGCCGTCAGAAAGAGCTCTCTAAAGTAAAAGTAAAGCAAAAGGTGGAgaacaacagaaaaaaaaatagtcttgAGTCACGATTCATCaagttattttctttatataaaCAAGTCCGGCAAGAAAGTTTGCTTCTCATATAATAttctatttatttaaaaaatcgtGAACATGCGGGAAGGGCAAAAGgagaatgaaaattttgtctGGTGACATGGCAGATTAAATGGTATTTTAGGCCGCAAAACAAAATACAGAACTTTTGCATCTAAGCAGGCTATGCCTggataaagctaaaaaatatatatttgaacagCTTGTGCAAGCAAGAAAAAGGTTGCggccaagaaaaaaacaatgaactTTGCGATGTACTAAAAAGGATGTTGCcttaagaaaaagagaatTAGTCCCAACTGGAGTTTTCTTTCGTTTTACTCCAGTTTATTTAGACCCTGCTAGAACCAAAAGGAGtaaatggcaaaaaaaaaaagaaaaagaaaccacTGTTGATACAGAAAATTTTTGACCTATGGAAATTACAGAGAAATTTCCCtattaaagaataaaaattttacatttttggtcaaaaagaagaccaaaaaaatttatccagTCTTATAGAACAGtcgatataaaatatatatcctgTCAtacaaacccaaaaaaaatgatttactGTTACGAATAACACACCGGTAAGAAACTGCAGATGTTTGTCACGAACTTAACGAAAAATCCCAGCggcggaaaaaaaaaccaagcaaATCCAGACCAAAATTAAAGGCATATCAAAGCCAACAACAACGACGACATCAACAAGCCATCCTTGAGCAATTTCGAAGCCACCCAACAACGGAAAACCAAATCCCTCATTAAACACCGCCGGTTCAGGAAAGAAACCCCAAATCCAACAAAATCCGGACACACAAACAGCACAGCACCACACCATCCCCCAACACGGCCACACCAACCTCACCGCCGGCAAGGTCGCCGGCCCccaccaccaaaaaaaaaaaacaaacggaaACACCCCGACCCAAAACCTCGAGGCCGAGagcgcgcgagagagagatcaCGCACCAGGACGACGAACCAAACCGATGAGCCGGTCGCGGCTCCTCCTCAGATCCACGCCGCCTCActcacctctctctccctctctctctctctctctctcactccgctcccctccctaGAACCCTAgctagcgccgccgccacgagcAGCGATCAGATCAAATCAGTCCAGAAGCCTCTGGAACAAAAagcccccgcctcctcctcctcctcctcctcctccccctgctgctgctgctgctacaggAGAAGCGCAGAactccaataaaaaaacacactttTCTTGCGCCGACTGTAGTAGTAGAACGGCACGCAGCAGCAAAAGGATAATAAGAGCAGTACAAATAGCAAtgctatacatatattttaaaaaaaagataaggctataagccagctataagtatattttaaagagataaaaagaagagagatgggctactaatttgtagctagctacacaagacaaaatatgtgtatgactaGCTACACATAGactctaagacaaaatatgtgtatgacatgtgggaccatatattgatgttttggaggtgtatgagttggctattagattgattacagatgaattggagccacctatactattgaacttgctctaaggacttggtttttttccaaaaacatcacattaaatttttggacacctaaataaagcattaaacatagataaaccaaaaaactaattgcatagttatgtaagaaatcttgagacgaatcttttgaacataattagtccatgattagccataagtgctacagtaccaatatgtgttaatgacgaattaattagacaaaAGATTCTCTCGCGATTTCTAAGCTAGaagtgaaattcgtttttttatttgtattcaaAGAcctcttccgatatccggtcaaatatttaatatgacacttctcccaaaaattttcttaatctaaacaccacttaacaggcggaggagagagataggggtggtggtggggcccacctgcctGCGTGGGATTAGTGGGGCCCACGCCGGAAAGCGCGAGAGAAAAAGCGCGCCCCTCTCCGCTTTTGCGCTTTTCGGgacgggagggagggggggcaCGACGGTCATTTCGTCCTTTCCACCCGCAAGCGGGGCGCGTCGAGCCTGTGGATAAGGCGGACGCGGTGGGCCCCACTTTCCCGGAACGCCACGTGTGCGCATCCCTCCGCCCGTCAGGGCCACAGGAGAACGCGGGACCCGCCTGTCTGTGGCTGGGGCGGCTGGGTGGGTGCGTGGCGGCCAGCGAGAGCGTGGGGGTTTGCTTTGCTGGTGGGTGGCTGTGGCGGCACTGCTGCGCGAAAAGTTGCCTGGTCTTGACTATTGGGAGTGGGGGCTTCGGGGGgagactgacgggtggggcccggaGGATATCGACAGACAGCGACATTGGGTGGTGCTCGCTGGATCGCCCATTTCCGGTTGGCGTGGCCACCGCCGCACTGGCCTGCAAACGCCGTCATTCCCTtcccgcctcgccgtcaccccCATCAACTACACAGGAAACATGAAAGAGAcaaatagattatatattaattataaatagctAATTACTATATGGCTATATAAGTAAACTAAAAGAATACTATTGTTATAACCAATTTGTTGGTTATATTATTAGACCCCGTtcattttccaaaatttttttgaagagATATCACATCGGCTCGTACGATCAcacattttaattattaaacgtagtctaattataaaataaattttagattctgcctagaaatcgcgagacgaatcttttgagtctaattaatctgtcattagcatatgttggttactatagcacttatggctaatcatatcttaattaggcttaaaagttttatctcacgattttccccataacagtataattagttttaaattgatgtatatttaatgctttatttagatgtctaaagattcgattcgatgtttttgaaaaaagtttttgggaattAAACATGCCTTAGCCTCGCTCCTAGGAGTACCGAATTGTTTCTATTATGTTTTCTTATAAACActttttattcttattttgaaaactaaatcaCCTcaggaaatattttatagatctgaACGCACCACCACTCGAATATGACAGGAGCGTGGTGTGGTCACGCTAGTAACGTGGCACAATCAAAAAGTCCAGATTCTAAAATAATTCTAGCGGTAgtttaatattaaaactaaaaattaaaaatgtttgagaaaaatgaaataaccAAAGCACATTTATATACGTAACCATTATGGATGGGCACGATACCGTTGTTGTCAACGTGCCCAACTGTCACATGAATAAAACGATAAAAGCTCAGTGGTGTGCACTACAAACAAAACTCTAGAAGGATTCTTGAGAATGGCCATGATAACTCTGTTTGTGAACATGTCCATATATAAGaagaataaaaagataaaagctCAGCAGTGTTGGAACGAGTTTTATCACAAATAACTACTATGGTGAAAAGCCCGAAGAAAACGTAGTATggaaacataaacataattttaactaagattatatttttagggTTGGTTGGAATTGCCATCCTATCAAAATTTGATGCTGCCTACAAAATTTTCACACGGCAGAAAAAGAGAAGGTGTTGTATTAGTGCAAAAGATATGCTACgctgaataaaaaaaatatggatatattttttcaaaattttagtagctTTGAACGAGTGCTGGTATGTAACTCCTCCATTTTCATAATAGATTTGTCGGTCAAGACGAGAcctatatagaatttttagagttttaaTTCTAAATAACTTCTTAAACATTTGCTTTTACAATGATCGGTACCATATGTAtagaataataatatattcgtctctaaatatagaaatttggTAATATAGATACTCagtcaaaatatcttatattctGTAATAGAGGTAGGATTGTAGAGTAATTTAATGGAACTGTATACTTGTTGATATTTCCATTTAAGAGATGTGGCATTTGTTTGCAGACCAGGCTTTAggctttttatatatatatatacttttgtaatataaaaactttgaaaCAATCTTATTTTGTAATCTGAAATTTTTAATCACAAGTACCCTTTTCTGTGGATTTGATGTGCA contains the following coding sequences:
- the LOC102704709 gene encoding zinc finger protein CONSTANS-LIKE 9-like isoform X1 produces the protein MGALCDFCGEQRSMVYCRSDAASLCLSCDRNVHSANALSRRHTRTLLCDRCASQPAMVRCLVENASLCQNCDWNGHSAGSSAAGHKRQTINCYSGCPSSSELSKIWSFVSDIPNVASEPNCEQGISMMSITDSGISNQDNAAGDSSLLDIASATRMSDLDTADKLKSMIGSSSEAGVNLLPHATDQTAGSVDSTTAKVPYTAEKDMFSKDSIYGDFCVDDVDLSFENYEELFGTSHIQTEQLFDDAGIDSYFESKEMPAGNCDEQPTLMHPLTNNAVSADSGMSIPGAKGDSSLCIPVRQVRSSISLSFSGLTGESSAGDYQDCGVSSVLLMGEPPWHPPGPEGPLAGATRDDAITRYKEKKKRRKFDKKIRYASRKARADVRKRVKGRFVKAGEAYDYDPLCETRSY
- the LOC102704709 gene encoding zinc finger protein CONSTANS-LIKE 10-like isoform X4 yields the protein MGALCDFCGEQRSMVYCRSDAASLCLSCDRNVHSANALSRRHTRTLLCDRCASQPAMVRCLVENASLCQNCDWNGHSAGSSAAGHKRQTINCYSGCPSSSELSKIWSFVSDIPNVASEPNCEQGISMMSITDSGISNQDNAAGDSSLLDIASATRMSDLDTADKLKSMIGSSSEAGVNLLPHATDQTAGSVDSTTAKVPYTAEKDMFSKDSIYGDFCVDDVDLSFENYEELFGTSHIQTEQLFDDAGIDSYFESKEMPAGNCDEPTLMHPLTNNAVSADSGMSIPGAKVLEITKIVGYHQCFLWVSLLGILLALRGHLLELPETMLSHGTRRRRREENLTRKSGMHLARLGQT
- the LOC102704709 gene encoding zinc finger protein CONSTANS-LIKE 9-like isoform X3, with the protein product MGALCDFCGEQRSMVYCRSDAASLCLSCDRNVHSANALSRRHTRTLLCDRCASQPAMVRCLVENASLCQNCDWNGHSAGSSAAGHKRQTINCYSGCPSSSELSKIWSFVSDIPNVASEPNCEQGISMMSITDSGISNQDNAAGDSSLLDIASATRMSDLDTADKLKSMIGSSSEAGVNLLPHATDQTAGSVDSTTAKVPYTAEKDMFSKDSIYGDFCVDDVDLSFENYEELFGTSHIQTEQLFDDAGIDSYFESKEMPAGNCDEQPTLMHPLTNNAVSADSGMSIPGAKVLEITKIVGYHQCFLWVSLLGILLALRGHLLELPETMLSHGTRRRRREENLTRKSGMHLARLGQT
- the LOC102704709 gene encoding zinc finger protein CONSTANS-LIKE 9-like isoform X2 — protein: MGALCDFCGEQRSMVYCRSDAASLCLSCDRNVHSANALSRRHTRTLLCDRCASQPAMVRCLVENASLCQNCDWNGHSAGSSAAGHKRQTINCYSGCPSSSELSKIWSFVSDIPNVASEPNCEQGISMMSITDSGISNQDNAAGDSSLLDIASATRMSDLDTADKLKSMIGSSSEAGVNLLPHATDQTAGSVDSTTAKVPYTAEKDMFSKDSIYGDFCVDDVDLSFENYEELFGTSHIQTEQLFDDAGIDSYFESKEMPAGNCDEPTLMHPLTNNAVSADSGMSIPGAKGDSSLCIPVRQVRSSISLSFSGLTGESSAGDYQDCGVSSVLLMGEPPWHPPGPEGPLAGATRDDAITRYKEKKKRRKFDKKIRYASRKARADVRKRVKGRFVKAGEAYDYDPLCETRSY